A section of the Etheostoma cragini isolate CJK2018 unplaced genomic scaffold, CSU_Ecrag_1.0 ScbMSFa_4657, whole genome shotgun sequence genome encodes:
- the LOC117941211 gene encoding dystrotelin-like: MEQQMQAFRLTVQSEQGLLEDRCSDMEVTMETLREHNLRLQQTLSQALNKMDTQHQADNMLQNASTEDREEMADMEATEEMEDTEAMVDTKEREGMEATKEREDTKATKEREDMEATKDTERENFTPPSDSERNPEEEFLKTEDEWSEEELQTPSPTKHWEELQTPSPTKHWEELQTPSPTKHWEELQTPSPTMHHEELQAVDSCVCEAENCGMWSPEELLQETVERLKTELQTDRRTERQTDGRKGAELLQAANQVGASLQRLAVAVTTDTQLRL, translated from the exons GCAGATGCAGGCGTTTCGGCTCACCGTTCAATCAGAGCAGGGCCTCCTGGAGGACCGGTGCTCGGACATGGAGGTTACAATGGAAACGCTGAGAGAACACAACCTCCGTCTGCAGCAAACCCTCTCTCAG GCTCTGAACAAGATGGACACTCAACATCAAGCCGACAACATGCTACAGAACGCCAGCACGGAGGACAGGGAGGAGATGGCGGACATGGAGGCcacagaggagatggaggacACAGAAGCCATGGTGGACACAAAGGAAAGGGAGGGCATGGAGGCCACGAAGGAAAGGGAGGACACAAAGGCCACAAAGGAAAGGGAGGACATGGAGGCCACaaaggacacagagagagaaaacttCACGCCACCTTCAGACTCTGAGAGAAACCCAGAAGAAGAGTTTCTGAAGACGGAGGACGAGTGGAGCGAGGAAGAACTACAAACTCCCTCTCCCACAAAGCACTGGGAAGAACTACAAACTCCCTCTCCCACAAAGCACTGGGAAGAACTACAAACTCCCTCTCCCACAAAGCACTGGGAAGAACTACAAACTCCctctcccacaatgcaccatGAAGAACTACAAGCTgtggacagctgtgtgtgtgaagcagagAATTGTGGGATGTGGAGTCCAGAGGAGCTGCTGCAGGAGACCGTGGAGAGACTGAAGACggagctgcagacagacaggaggacagagagacagacag ATGGGAGGAAGGGGGCGGAGCTTCTGCAGGCAGCCAATCAGGTGGGAGCTTCTCTTCAGCGACTGGCGGTCGCCGTGACAACAGACACCCAGTTACGGTTATAA